The bacterium sequence GGTAAAGCGGTAGCATGAGTGCCAACCATAATCACCTTAGCCTGACTTTCCTGCTTAGCAATGCGGGCACATTCAATATCGGAGTAAATAGAAGGGGTAGTAGAATCCAGGATGACAAATTGAGGTTGTTTATCTTTGATTAATTGCCCCAATTTTGTCTTATCCCAGTTCATAGCCGGGAAATCATAGAGTTCTACCGCTTCTCTTGCTTCTTCCAGAACAGCCGTAGCATAAGCCAACCAGTCTGGTGGCCTGATTGCCCGACCACGCGTCTTAGCAGGCCATCGCTGGCATCGACAAAAATCTTTAATAAACGGTGCATTAATAACCAAAATCATTGAAATTTCCTTTGATTTAAACTTGATATGACACTACTCTATTATATATACTGTCTCTTTCTACCGGAATTCTACCTGACTCGGTAATCAGGTTAACTAATTCTTTTTTAGATAATTCTTGAGGTGTTTTCGCACCTGCACAGTGGGTTATTTTCTCTTCAACCACCGTGCCATCAAGGTCATCTACGCCAAAACTCAAAGATACCTGGGCTAATTTTACCCCTAACATAATCCAGAATGCCTTGATATGTGGAAAATTATCCAACAAAAGCCGAGAAATAGCCAGTGTTTTCAAATCTTGATAGCCGGTTGTCCCTACCCCACTTAATTCTGTATTCTCTGGATGATACGCCAGCGGGATAAATGACTTAAAACCAAAAGTTTTATCCTGTAATTCCCGCAGGGCTAAAATATGGTCCACCCGCTCTTCTATTGTCTCTATATGTCCGTATAAGATTGTGGCATTACTTTTAAGCCCAAGTTTATGCGCTGTCTCCATTACCTCAAGCCAGAGTTTGCCTTCGATTTTCTTAGGGCATATCACCTTTCGAACCCTTGGCGAAAAAACCTCTGCCCCACCTCCTGGGATTGAAGTTAATCCCGCTTGTTTTAGTTGGCTTAATACCTTTTCCAGACTTAAATTAGCCCTCCGGGCAAAATAGTAAATTTCAACTGCGGTAAATGCCTGAAGATTAACCTGTGGAAAGGCTGAATGTAACTTAGATAGCATCTCAAGATAATACTCAAAAGGGATTTCAGGATTTAATCCCCCAACAATATGCAACTCTTTAACCCCATTTTTATCACAACCCTTCGCCTTTTCCATAATCTGGTCAATGGTTAATGTAAAAGCACCTTTCTCACCTTTGTTTTTACTATAGGCACAAAACCTACATCTATTTTCACAGATATTGGTGTAATTGATATGGCGGTTGATGATGAA is a genomic window containing:
- the mqnE gene encoding aminofutalosine synthase MqnE translates to MENLLNDIYKKVNTGQRLSKEDGIRLFQSNDLLTIGEMANLVRERLNGKDAYFIINRHINYTNICENRCRFCAYSKNKGEKGAFTLTIDQIMEKAKGCDKNGVKELHIVGGLNPEIPFEYYLEMLSKLHSAFPQVNLQAFTAVEIYYFARRANLSLEKVLSQLKQAGLTSIPGGGAEVFSPRVRKVICPKKIEGKLWLEVMETAHKLGLKSNATILYGHIETIEERVDHILALRELQDKTFGFKSFIPLAYHPENTELSGVGTTGYQDLKTLAISRLLLDNFPHIKAFWIMLGVKLAQVSLSFGVDDLDGTVVEEKITHCAGAKTPQELSKKELVNLITESGRIPVERDSIYNRVVSYQV